The following coding sequences are from one Halorubrum sp. BOL3-1 window:
- a CDS encoding glucose-6-phosphate isomerase — MNVDLGNALETTPGLTTETLDRLDDRVAAAHERIAAGMDDDEFGYAALNLPETADADAIYAAVDEFDRPAAVLTVGIGGSALGAATLANALESDVDAYFLDNVDPDDTRRLLADLPLDDTVVNVVSKSGTTAETLANFLVVREAMADAGVDWTERTLVTTGESGNLRELADRHDLPSLPVPDGVPGRFSALSTVGLAVAALQGHDVEAVLAGGREGMASLSGSLYESPAYAYGAATYALAERGALTNAVMPYAESLETFAEWFAQLWAESLGKDGLGQTPVRALGATDQHSQLQLYRAGPPDKLVSLIRPAEREAVSIPETDLDGLAYLGGSSLGGLLDAEFEATEASLAAAGVPNVRVEIDRVDERSLGELLYEMEAACVLYGELASVSTFTQPAVEWGKKAARGLLGGGDFAEADAVADKRELRID; from the coding sequence ATGAACGTCGACCTCGGCAACGCCTTGGAGACGACTCCCGGGCTGACGACGGAGACGCTGGACAGACTCGACGACCGCGTCGCGGCCGCACACGAGCGGATCGCGGCCGGAATGGACGACGACGAGTTCGGGTACGCGGCCCTGAACCTCCCAGAGACCGCGGACGCGGACGCGATCTACGCCGCGGTCGACGAGTTCGACCGCCCGGCGGCCGTCCTGACGGTCGGTATCGGCGGGAGCGCGCTCGGTGCGGCGACGCTCGCGAACGCCTTGGAGAGCGACGTGGACGCATACTTCCTCGACAACGTCGACCCAGACGACACGCGGCGGCTCCTCGCTGACCTCCCGCTCGACGACACCGTCGTCAACGTGGTCTCGAAGTCGGGGACGACCGCGGAGACGCTCGCGAACTTCCTCGTCGTCCGCGAGGCGATGGCCGACGCGGGCGTCGACTGGACCGAACGCACCCTCGTCACCACCGGCGAGTCTGGGAACCTCCGGGAGCTGGCCGACCGCCACGACCTGCCGTCGCTTCCGGTTCCGGACGGGGTTCCGGGGCGGTTCTCGGCGCTGTCGACGGTCGGACTCGCGGTCGCCGCACTACAGGGTCACGACGTCGAGGCCGTACTCGCCGGGGGACGCGAGGGGATGGCGAGCCTGTCGGGGTCGCTGTACGAGTCGCCGGCGTACGCCTACGGCGCGGCGACGTACGCGCTCGCGGAGCGGGGCGCGCTCACCAACGCCGTGATGCCGTACGCCGAGTCGCTGGAGACGTTCGCGGAGTGGTTCGCCCAGCTGTGGGCGGAGAGCCTCGGGAAGGACGGGCTCGGGCAGACGCCGGTCCGCGCGCTCGGCGCGACCGACCAGCACTCCCAGCTCCAGCTGTACCGCGCCGGCCCGCCGGACAAGTTGGTCTCCCTGATCCGGCCGGCGGAGCGCGAGGCGGTGTCGATCCCCGAGACGGACCTCGACGGACTCGCGTACCTCGGCGGGTCGTCGCTCGGCGGGCTGCTCGACGCCGAGTTCGAGGCGACCGAGGCGAGCCTCGCGGCCGCCGGCGTCCCCAACGTGCGCGTCGAGATCGACCGTGTCGACGAGCGAAGCCTCGGAGAGCTGCTCTACGAGATGGAGGCGGCCTGCGTGCTGTACGGCGAACTCGCGAGCGTCTCGACGTTCACGCAGCCGGCGGTCGAGTGGGGGAAGAAGGCGGCGCGCGGCCTGCTCGGCGGCGGCGACTTTGCGGAGGCGGACGCGGTCGCTGACAAGCGCGAACTGCGGATCGACTGA
- a CDS encoding DoxX family protein: protein MLVRSRSVAVAALTLLATLVARPAAAHVDYVTEDSGDPLDAVAFTAEVLSGPFNAALFAVSGLVAVAGLAVYLRVRPTVVDVVVLREKLAGYGDLVPWMLRLAVGLPLVGAGFQGYLFAPTLAFDPGSSPFLRVLFIGLGFLLLFGLGTRIVSAIGLVTYAWVLLVVDSSVFLAVEYVPVFVALLILGGGRPSADDMLLEVASTPGSYYGRIDPVHHLKRFLDESTAPLRRYVPTVLRAGMGVSFVYLGLIQKLADPGSALLVVEKYDLTSVVPVDAGLWVVGAGVTEVAVGLALIAGFFTRGAAALSFVLFTTTLFGLPDDPVLAHVALFGMASAVFTLGAGPLSFDRWFGRPALDDDESVVPAD from the coding sequence ATGTTGGTTCGTTCCCGATCGGTCGCCGTCGCCGCGCTCACCCTACTCGCGACGCTCGTCGCGCGGCCGGCGGCGGCGCACGTCGACTACGTCACCGAGGACTCGGGCGACCCGCTCGACGCGGTGGCGTTCACCGCCGAAGTCCTCTCGGGTCCGTTCAACGCGGCGCTGTTCGCGGTGTCTGGCCTCGTCGCGGTCGCCGGCCTCGCCGTCTACCTCCGGGTGCGACCCACGGTCGTCGACGTCGTCGTCCTCCGTGAGAAGCTCGCCGGCTACGGCGACCTCGTCCCGTGGATGCTACGGCTCGCCGTCGGGCTTCCCCTCGTCGGCGCCGGCTTCCAGGGGTACCTGTTCGCGCCGACCCTCGCGTTCGACCCCGGATCGAGCCCGTTTCTCCGGGTGCTCTTCATCGGACTCGGGTTCCTCCTCCTCTTCGGACTTGGGACTCGGATCGTCTCGGCGATCGGACTGGTGACGTACGCGTGGGTGCTCCTCGTCGTCGACTCGTCGGTGTTCCTCGCGGTGGAGTACGTCCCGGTGTTCGTCGCGCTGCTGATCCTCGGCGGCGGCCGGCCGAGCGCGGACGACATGCTGTTGGAGGTCGCGAGCACGCCGGGGTCGTACTACGGGCGGATCGACCCCGTCCACCACCTGAAGCGGTTCCTCGACGAGTCGACGGCGCCGCTGCGGCGGTACGTTCCAACGGTCCTGCGGGCCGGCATGGGAGTCTCGTTCGTCTACCTCGGCTTGATCCAGAAGCTCGCGGACCCCGGCAGCGCGCTTCTCGTCGTCGAGAAGTACGACCTCACGTCGGTCGTGCCCGTCGACGCCGGGCTGTGGGTCGTCGGCGCCGGCGTGACCGAGGTCGCCGTCGGGCTCGCATTGATCGCCGGCTTCTTTACCCGCGGCGCGGCCGCGCTCTCGTTCGTGCTGTTCACCACGACGCTGTTCGGGCTCCCGGACGACCCGGTGTTGGCGCACGTCGCGCTGTTCGGCATGGCGTCGGCCGTCTTCACGCTCGGTGCCGGTCCGCTCTCGTTCGACCGCTGGTTCGGGCGCCCCGCGCTCGACGACGACGAGTCGGTCGTCCCGGCGGACTGA
- a CDS encoding CPBP family intramembrane glutamic endopeptidase, which translates to MSDDPLATAVGERLFRVASALFALVFALLVASAITAPGTDLAASVGLVSEGSNGYRLVQTLLQFAGFVLAVAGYLAITDERDLARFSRPTPREAAIIVGGGIVLFGFQYGALFALDQVGLSTGQNQAVVPGGDPVTYYLAMIAVSLLVVGPVEELLFRGVVQGGIRRAFDAVPAVLIASLAFGLIHLPAVSGTTAEQWAYVGVVVVLGSVLGALYEWTDNVVVPGLVHGVYNAVTYVMLLAQAI; encoded by the coding sequence ATGAGCGACGACCCCCTCGCGACGGCGGTCGGAGAGCGGCTGTTCCGCGTCGCGAGCGCGCTGTTCGCGCTCGTGTTCGCCCTCCTCGTCGCGAGCGCGATCACCGCGCCCGGGACAGACCTCGCCGCCTCCGTCGGGCTGGTCTCGGAGGGGTCGAACGGCTACCGGCTGGTCCAGACGCTGCTCCAGTTCGCCGGGTTCGTCCTCGCGGTCGCGGGGTACCTCGCGATCACCGACGAGCGGGACCTCGCCCGCTTCTCGCGGCCGACCCCCCGCGAGGCGGCGATCATCGTCGGCGGTGGAATCGTCCTGTTCGGGTTCCAGTACGGCGCCCTGTTCGCACTCGATCAGGTCGGTCTCTCGACCGGACAGAACCAGGCGGTCGTCCCGGGCGGCGACCCGGTCACCTACTACCTCGCGATGATCGCGGTGTCGCTGCTCGTGGTCGGTCCGGTCGAAGAGCTGCTGTTCCGCGGCGTCGTTCAGGGCGGGATCCGGCGCGCGTTCGACGCCGTCCCCGCGGTGCTCATCGCGAGCCTCGCGTTCGGGCTGATCCACCTCCCGGCGGTCTCCGGGACGACGGCCGAGCAGTGGGCGTACGTCGGCGTCGTCGTCGTGCTGGGGTCGGTCCTCGGTGCGCTCTACGAGTGGACGGACAACGTGGTCGTTCCGGGACTGGTACACGGCGTGTACAACGCCGTTACCTACGTGATGTTGCTCGCGCAGGCGATCTGA
- a CDS encoding DNA double-strand break repair nuclease NurA translates to MTLDPIHVENIAQLAYGIGGDVDATDHDDLAERVWRERLPELRREGRVVIEALDDHERRRAAIDDVALAERPFGTVHGLDSGTINPTTFKNGLVVDVAHAAMASSPTDLDLHRDRTIVATVHAGDSTAGFDSEWTRRDEGHTRQRVLHVPRVNRYAERVVHALALYLAEGTHAIDHADAVEELLVLDGPIYPKEVFTWADRDPELGALAREAKPRAIVERYVRLVERFVERGVPLAGFVKNPASGTAVRALARAGVESPWPDDTALFTRLLERRAADGGKTTGASDADAAATTGRDRGARLDDELTFTTWFRSRGGADEPMAADGDALGVDRELDPELYEPTFMVLYDPRTDVTYKLEAPYAFTRDPDLRERLTRQVVTEVATTRGPPEPVAKADELARISTREKAALRRKFEERLGSDQQATYDDLRWGKTEF, encoded by the coding sequence GTGACGCTCGATCCGATCCACGTCGAGAACATCGCGCAGCTCGCGTACGGCATCGGCGGCGACGTGGACGCGACCGACCACGACGACCTCGCTGAGCGCGTGTGGCGGGAGCGGCTTCCCGAACTCCGCCGCGAGGGTCGGGTCGTCATCGAGGCGCTCGACGACCACGAGCGCCGGCGGGCCGCCATCGACGACGTCGCGCTGGCCGAGCGTCCGTTCGGGACGGTCCACGGTCTCGACTCGGGGACGATCAATCCCACGACGTTCAAGAACGGGCTCGTCGTCGACGTCGCCCACGCCGCGATGGCGAGCTCGCCCACCGACTTGGACCTCCACCGCGACCGGACCATCGTCGCTACCGTCCACGCGGGCGACTCGACCGCCGGCTTCGACAGCGAGTGGACGCGCCGCGACGAGGGCCACACGAGGCAGCGCGTCCTCCACGTCCCGCGCGTGAACCGCTACGCGGAGCGGGTCGTCCACGCGCTCGCTTTGTACCTCGCGGAGGGCACCCACGCGATCGACCACGCCGACGCCGTCGAGGAGCTGCTCGTCCTCGACGGCCCCATCTATCCGAAGGAGGTGTTCACGTGGGCGGACCGGGACCCCGAACTTGGCGCGCTCGCCCGCGAGGCGAAGCCGCGCGCGATCGTCGAGCGATACGTCCGCCTCGTGGAGCGGTTCGTCGAGCGCGGCGTCCCCCTCGCGGGCTTCGTGAAGAACCCCGCGAGCGGTACCGCCGTCCGCGCGCTCGCCCGGGCCGGCGTCGAGTCGCCGTGGCCCGACGACACCGCGCTGTTCACGCGTCTGCTGGAGCGCCGCGCGGCCGACGGGGGGAAGACGACAGGCGCGAGCGACGCCGACGCCGCGGCGACCACCGGCCGCGACCGCGGCGCGCGGCTCGACGACGAACTCACCTTCACGACGTGGTTCCGGAGCCGCGGCGGCGCAGACGAGCCGATGGCCGCCGACGGCGACGCGCTCGGCGTCGACCGCGAGCTCGACCCGGAGCTGTACGAGCCGACGTTCATGGTCCTCTACGACCCGCGGACCGACGTGACCTACAAGCTGGAGGCGCCGTACGCGTTCACCCGCGACCCGGACCTCCGCGAGCGGCTCACCCGACAGGTCGTCACCGAGGTGGCGACGACCCGCGGTCCGCCCGAGCCGGTCGCGAAGGCCGACGAGCTGGCCCGGATCTCGACCCGCGAGAAGGCCGCGCTCCGCCGGAAGTTCGAGGAGCGGCTCGGCAGCGACCAGCAGGCGACCTACGACGACCTGCGGTGGGGGAAGACGGAGTTTTGA